One Setaria italica strain Yugu1 chromosome II, Setaria_italica_v2.0, whole genome shotgun sequence DNA segment encodes these proteins:
- the LOC101781967 gene encoding CST complex subunit CTC1 isoform X3, which produces MEPPPEPALTPRRLTVADLLRLRRPTTGASSLHFPSAPTTPSPPRKKSKLAAATAGPTPTSTSGTAPFAPISHPVLLSGTLSLPSEDAPAGCRSNCFSFSDPASSASASPAASVCCCLLDFDPAALGREIRVLAWNYLPSVRLHGAAGVLEVVRWRLAEEEEPAPAPKRSFLAKIRLNWPAQDPDLASRGCVFGLVRSVSVVFSMPQAKAEKRSASSIGFLAEILCCGCRRCQVSPPETAQDHKFEVIKFLYFVGSACTWRPLLVWLVGRLVYISGLKKKLVSVAEKGSHTMLVSSTNTAMAWCRSYRGNLPLDGSPEKCGGVYAGVVTGIYLQGLAVELDDTVWLLIDDLLLLPPHCLRVGAFISVKNFHAMRLNFAWTGTVLLATCSKTCLTVKSFSLVDSNHIKAESKSLLGKFVDSLEMPSRFWMLLLISCFIQKFTKLFSDKEIWGSQNKQGVFHAYATETLLSKCQPQKNLIMKFCSHDCGSSSLGSKLESCKLAIPFSNFICKCESLWISSMLKFWNGPEEVGESQGQNRFFCDGISYPGSTKRIISSEDLDFVLVGSFKTSPLSGRLQLVDSTGCIDVIIPDLPPNGSLYGIYEIRNYKLALEGPVAYLDHCDVADPLSCKAIFQKLSYKKRVHHLNMYVILCWRELNPIGPSLHIPLHINYRARSFHLVKLSHIFPPNNVQQQNMSGPILYAEAVILPYNLQFIGQGECIEHAEAFRMSHSHLLGNSEASKAKLCNIPCSLSFGSTNLCGTLVSSNSCRSADGTVLNERIVCEREHTSRILLEFKEGGFIKYQLLRINGYYLLQCPSGSLTCTTEGCGCLEGGKVSLDSQDKIWSIAITFDGNISIKGTIGNQSVRVTSAEVDEPFPRNIIRDELKLVQSWNDFYCNSYFHLDFSCEAMSTKMEEYNTVCHVLNQLRASSTEVLSVSSCIDIMMPKEASGSANLKTEEAVRGDLISVQGKVENIHSHACKRGTCMPANEKYSLCIHVADNNHTVRLHGFLSKHSFIVGMGPGATVTFHRVLLTQHELLLTPVTYIEVTSISHTDLTEESVISPLKSYRIKDCLLSTVSRCFFFRRKHFAENKHMQFDCRVATVLKLVLDKSINHGKIPNVKVRLAGFILADDGSSLCCCWADDARAELLLRLQEVAHLDASVNLKLSKGGDSTKLQHTVGYCLEKLLKRHTCVIVKNCGIPPDFSCRDLDASSVLHKVLSRFEDKLLKFIILNACWNGTLNVIASVINPDDLNGFNVELPDFPVRNMQMLWIKEVFPVDPLEEARRLFGILETS; this is translated from the exons atggagccgccgccggagcccgcgCTCACTCCGCGGAGGTTGACCGTCGccgacctcctccgcctccgccgccccaccACCGGCGCCTCCTCCCTACATTTTCCTTCCGCACCCACCACCCCCTCCCCGCCCCGAAAAAAATCCAagcttgccgccgccaccgccggcccaaCCCCCACCTCGACCTCCGGCACGGCCCCATTCGCTCCGATATCCCACCCCGTTCTTCTCTCCGGCAcgctctccctcccctccgagGACGCCCCCGCCGGCTGCCGCAGCAACTGCTTCTCCTTCTccgaccccgcctcctccgcttccgcttcccccgccgcctccgtctgCTGCTGCCTCCTCGACTTCGACCCCGCCGCGCTGGGCCGCGAGATACGCGTCCTCGCGTGGAACTACCTCCCCTCCGTCCGCCTCCACGGCGCCGCGGGCGTGCTCGAGGTGGTCCGCTGGCGCctcgcggaggaggaggagcccgcgccggccccgaaGCGTAGCTTCCTGGCGAAGATTAGGCTCAATTGGCCCGCTCAAGATCCGGACTTGGCGAGCCGCGGCTGCGTGTTTGGGTTGGTCAGGTCCGTCAGCGTGGTATTCAGTATGCCGCAGGCCAAGGCTGAAAAGAGGAGTGCCAGTTCAATCGGGTTTCTGGCTGAGATTTTGTGCTGTGGGTGCCGTCGATGTCAAGTATCACCGCCAGAAACTGCTCAGGATCATAAGTTTGAGGTAATCAAGTTCCTGTACTTTGTGGGCTCAGCATGTACATGGCGGCCTCTGCTGGTGTGGCTTGTAGGGAGGCTGGTGTACATCTCGGGTTTGAAGAAAAAGTTAGTTTCTGTTGCGGAGAAAGGCTCACACACAATGTTGGTGTCATCCACAAATACGGCGATGGCATGGTGCAGATCGTACAGGGGAAATCTGCCATTGGATGGCTCACCAGAGAAATGTGGTGGGGTGTATGCTGGGGTTGTTACTGGAATTTACTTGCAGGGCCTAGCGGTTGAGCTGGATGACACTGTGTGGCTGCTCATAGATGATCTGCTGCTCCTGCCACCACATTGTCTTCGAGTTGGTGCTTTT ATCTCTGTAAAGAACTTTCATGCAATGCGTCTGAATTTTGCTTGGACGGGAACTGTTCTGCTTGCAACATGCAGTAAAACTTGCCTCACTGTAAAGTCTTTCTCCCTGGTGGACTCCAA TCATATAAAAGCGGAGAGCAAGAGCCTCCTGGGGAAGTTTGTTGACTCACTGGAGATGCCTTCTAGATTTTG GATGTTACTTCTGATATCTTGCTTTATACAGAAGTTTACAAAATTGTTTTCGGATAAGGAGATTTGGGGCTCACAAAAT AAGCAAGGAGTGTTTCATGCCTATGCTACTGAAACTCTCCTGTCAAAGTGCCAACCTCAG AAAAATTTAATAATGAAATTCTGCAGCCATGATTGTGGTAGCTCAAGCCTTGGATCAAAATTGGAGTCTTGCAAATTG GCCATACCGTTCTCTAATTTTATCTGCAAGTGTGAATCATTGTGGATATCGTCGATGCTCAAATTTTGGAATGGTCCTGAAGAAGTGGGCGAGAGCCAGGGACAGAACCGATTCTTCTGTGATGGAATTTCCTATCCCGGCAGTACCAAAAGAATAATTTCGAGCGAAGATCTGGATTTTGTATTGGTGGGCAGTTTCAAG ACTTCTCCACTGTCAGGGAGGCTGCAGCTGGTTGATTCCACTGGATGTATAGATGTTATTATACCTGATCTTCCACCGAATGGGAGTTTGTATGGCATCTATGAG ATCAGAAATTATAAGCTAGCCCTTGAAGGCCCAGTGGCTTACCTAGATCATTGTGATGTTGCTGATCCACTGTCCTGTaaggctatctttcagaagctttCTTACAAAAAAAGAGTGCATCACCTCAATATGTATGTTATACTATGCTGGAGGGAGTTAAATCCTATTGGCCCTTCCTTGCATATTCCTTTGCACATTAATTATAGGGCCAGGTCATTTCACCTTGTTAAATTGTCCCACATATTTCCTCCAAATAAT GTTCAACAGCAGAACATGTCAGGGCCTATACTCTATGCTGAAGCTGTAATACTTCCATATAATTTGCAGTTTATTGGGCAAGGTGAATGCATTGAGCATGCTGAGGCCTTTAGAATGTCACACTCTCATCTACTAGGTAATTCTGAAGCCTCTAAGGCAAAATTGTGTAATATCCCATGTTCGCTAAGTTTTGGAAGCACCAATCTTTGTGGTACTCTGGTGTCTAGCAATTCTTGTAGATCAGCAGATGGTACTGTTCTAAATGAACGTATTGTATGTGAAAGAGAACACACATCAAGGATTTTGTTAGAGTTCAAGGAGGGAGGTTTTATCAAGTATCAG TTACTGCGGATCAATGGCTACTATCTTCTCCAATGTCCCAGTGGAAGTCTTACTTGCACAACGGAAGGCTGTGGATGTTTGGAAGGTGGTAAAGTCTCACTGGATTCTCAGGATAAAATTTGGAGCATTGCCATTACCTTTGATGGTAATATAAGCATCAAGGGGACAATTGGGAATCAATCTGTTAGAGTTACTTCAGCGGAGGTTGATGAGCCATTTCCCAGAAACATCATCCGTGATGAGCTGAAATTAGTACAGTCTTGGAATGACTTTTACTGTAATTCTTATTTCCATTTGGATTTTTCTTGTGAGGCAATGAGCACAAAAATGGAAGAATATAACACCGTATGCCATGTATTGAATCAGCTGCGTGCTTCCTCCACTGAAGTTTTAAGTGTGTCATCATGCATTGATATTATGATGCCTAAGGAGGCTTCTGGGTCTGCTAACTTGAAAACTGAAGAAGCGGTTCGAGGAGATTTAATATCGGTACAGGGGAAAGTAGAAAATATACATTCACATGCCTGCAAGAGGGGAACATGTATGCCTGCTAATGAGAAGTACAGTCTATGTATCCATGTTGCTGATAATAATCACACG GTACGTCTCCATGGATTCTTAAGCAAACATTCTTTTATTGTTGGTATGGGACCAGGGGCAACAGTGACATTCCACCGCGTCCTTTTGACACA GCATGAATTATTGTTAACTCCTGTTACATACATTGAAGTTACCTCTATCAGCCATACTGACCTGACTGAGGAAAGTGTTATTTCACCACTCAAGTCTTATCGCATAAAGGACTGTTTACTTAGCACAGTTTCGCGGTGTTTTTTCTTTCGTCGGAAGCATTTTGCAGAGAATAAGCACATGCAATTTGACTGCAGG GTGGCAACTGTTCTTAAGCTGGTATTGGATAAATCGATTAACCATGGTAAAATACCAAATGTAAAAGTCAGGTTAGCTGGTTTTATTCTTG CAGATGATGGATCATCCCTTTGCTGTTGCTGGGCTGATGATGCAAGGGCTGAATTGTTGCTAAGACTGCAGGAAGTTGCACATCTGGATGCTTCTGTTAATTTAAAGCTTTCAAAAGGTGGAGACAGCACCAAATTACAGCATACTGTTGGTTACTGCCTAGAAAAATTGTTGAAGAGGCACACATGTGTTATTGTTAAAAACTGTGGAATTCCTCCTGATTTCTCCTGCCGAGACTTGGATGCATCTTCTGTTTTGCATAAAGTCTTAAGTCGCTTCGAAGACAAACTTCTGAAATTTATTATCCTTAATGCTTGTTGGAACGGAACTCTG AATGTTATAGCATCAGTTATAAACCCAGATGATTTGAATGGGTTCAATGTAGAACTCCCTGATTTCCCAGTACGGAACATGCAGATGCTATGGATAAAAGAAGTTTTTCCAGTAGATCCTTTGGAAGAAGCTCGGAGACTATTTGGTATTTTGGAAACCAGCTAA
- the LOC101781967 gene encoding CST complex subunit CTC1 isoform X4, which yields MEPPPEPALTPRRLTVADLLRLRRPTTGASSLHFPSAPTTPSPPRKKSKLAAATAGPTPTSTSGTAPFAPISHPVLLSGTLSLPSEDAPAGCRSNCFSFSDPASSASASPAASVCCCLLDFDPAALGREIRVLAWNYLPSVRLHGAAGVLEVVRWRLAEEEEPAPAPKRSFLAKIRLNWPAQDPDLASRGCVFGLVRSVSVVFSMPQAKAEKRSASSIGFLAEILCCGCRRCQVSPPETAQDHKFEVIKFLYFVGSACTWRPLLVWLVGRLVYISGLKKKLVSVAEKGSHTMLVSSTNTAMAWCRSYRGNLPLDGSPEKCGGVYAGVVTGIYLQGLAVELDDTVWLLIDDLLLLPPHCLRVGAFISVKNFHAMRLNFAWTGTVLLATCSKTCLTVKSFSLVDSKSHIKAESKSLLGKFVDSLEMPSRFWMLLLISCFIQKFTKLFSDKEIWGSQNKQGVFHAYATETLLSKCQPQKNLIMKFCSHDCGSSSLGSKLESCKLAIPFSNFICKCESLWISSMLKFWNGPEEVGESQGQNRFFCDGISYPGSTKRIISSEDLDFVLVGSFKTSPLSGRLQLVDSTGCIDVIIPDLPPNGSLYGIYEIRNYKLALEGPVAYLDHCDVADPLSCKAIFQKLSYKKRVHHLNMYVILCWRELNPIGPSLHIPLHINYRARSFHLVKLSHIFPPNNVQQQNMSGPILYAEAVILPYNLQFIGQGECIEHAEAFRMSHSHLLGNSEASKAKLCNIPCSLSFGSTNLCGTLVSSNSCRSADGTVLNERIVCEREHTSRILLEFKEGGFIKYQLLRINGYYLLQCPSGSLTCTTEGCGCLEGGKVSLDSQDKIWSIAITFDGNISIKGTIGNQSVRVTSAEVDEPFPRNIIRDELKLLRASSTEVLSVSSCIDIMMPKEASGSANLKTEEAVRGDLISVQGKVENIHSHACKRGTCMPANEKYSLCIHVADNNHTVRLHGFLSKHSFIVGMGPGATVTFHRVLLTQHELLLTPVTYIEVTSISHTDLTEESVISPLKSYRIKDCLLSTVSRCFFFRRKHFAENKHMQFDCRVATVLKLVLDKSINHGKIPNVKVRLAGFILADDGSSLCCCWADDARAELLLRLQEVAHLDASVNLKLSKGGDSTKLQHTVGYCLEKLLKRHTCVIVKNCGIPPDFSCRDLDASSVLHKVLSRFEDKLLKFIILNACWNGTLNVIASVINPDDLNGFNVELPDFPVRNMQMLWIKEVFPVDPLEEARRLFGILETS from the exons atggagccgccgccggagcccgcgCTCACTCCGCGGAGGTTGACCGTCGccgacctcctccgcctccgccgccccaccACCGGCGCCTCCTCCCTACATTTTCCTTCCGCACCCACCACCCCCTCCCCGCCCCGAAAAAAATCCAagcttgccgccgccaccgccggcccaaCCCCCACCTCGACCTCCGGCACGGCCCCATTCGCTCCGATATCCCACCCCGTTCTTCTCTCCGGCAcgctctccctcccctccgagGACGCCCCCGCCGGCTGCCGCAGCAACTGCTTCTCCTTCTccgaccccgcctcctccgcttccgcttcccccgccgcctccgtctgCTGCTGCCTCCTCGACTTCGACCCCGCCGCGCTGGGCCGCGAGATACGCGTCCTCGCGTGGAACTACCTCCCCTCCGTCCGCCTCCACGGCGCCGCGGGCGTGCTCGAGGTGGTCCGCTGGCGCctcgcggaggaggaggagcccgcgccggccccgaaGCGTAGCTTCCTGGCGAAGATTAGGCTCAATTGGCCCGCTCAAGATCCGGACTTGGCGAGCCGCGGCTGCGTGTTTGGGTTGGTCAGGTCCGTCAGCGTGGTATTCAGTATGCCGCAGGCCAAGGCTGAAAAGAGGAGTGCCAGTTCAATCGGGTTTCTGGCTGAGATTTTGTGCTGTGGGTGCCGTCGATGTCAAGTATCACCGCCAGAAACTGCTCAGGATCATAAGTTTGAGGTAATCAAGTTCCTGTACTTTGTGGGCTCAGCATGTACATGGCGGCCTCTGCTGGTGTGGCTTGTAGGGAGGCTGGTGTACATCTCGGGTTTGAAGAAAAAGTTAGTTTCTGTTGCGGAGAAAGGCTCACACACAATGTTGGTGTCATCCACAAATACGGCGATGGCATGGTGCAGATCGTACAGGGGAAATCTGCCATTGGATGGCTCACCAGAGAAATGTGGTGGGGTGTATGCTGGGGTTGTTACTGGAATTTACTTGCAGGGCCTAGCGGTTGAGCTGGATGACACTGTGTGGCTGCTCATAGATGATCTGCTGCTCCTGCCACCACATTGTCTTCGAGTTGGTGCTTTT ATCTCTGTAAAGAACTTTCATGCAATGCGTCTGAATTTTGCTTGGACGGGAACTGTTCTGCTTGCAACATGCAGTAAAACTTGCCTCACTGTAAAGTCTTTCTCCCTGGTGGACTCCAA AAGTCATATAAAAGCGGAGAGCAAGAGCCTCCTGGGGAAGTTTGTTGACTCACTGGAGATGCCTTCTAGATTTTG GATGTTACTTCTGATATCTTGCTTTATACAGAAGTTTACAAAATTGTTTTCGGATAAGGAGATTTGGGGCTCACAAAAT AAGCAAGGAGTGTTTCATGCCTATGCTACTGAAACTCTCCTGTCAAAGTGCCAACCTCAG AAAAATTTAATAATGAAATTCTGCAGCCATGATTGTGGTAGCTCAAGCCTTGGATCAAAATTGGAGTCTTGCAAATTG GCCATACCGTTCTCTAATTTTATCTGCAAGTGTGAATCATTGTGGATATCGTCGATGCTCAAATTTTGGAATGGTCCTGAAGAAGTGGGCGAGAGCCAGGGACAGAACCGATTCTTCTGTGATGGAATTTCCTATCCCGGCAGTACCAAAAGAATAATTTCGAGCGAAGATCTGGATTTTGTATTGGTGGGCAGTTTCAAG ACTTCTCCACTGTCAGGGAGGCTGCAGCTGGTTGATTCCACTGGATGTATAGATGTTATTATACCTGATCTTCCACCGAATGGGAGTTTGTATGGCATCTATGAG ATCAGAAATTATAAGCTAGCCCTTGAAGGCCCAGTGGCTTACCTAGATCATTGTGATGTTGCTGATCCACTGTCCTGTaaggctatctttcagaagctttCTTACAAAAAAAGAGTGCATCACCTCAATATGTATGTTATACTATGCTGGAGGGAGTTAAATCCTATTGGCCCTTCCTTGCATATTCCTTTGCACATTAATTATAGGGCCAGGTCATTTCACCTTGTTAAATTGTCCCACATATTTCCTCCAAATAAT GTTCAACAGCAGAACATGTCAGGGCCTATACTCTATGCTGAAGCTGTAATACTTCCATATAATTTGCAGTTTATTGGGCAAGGTGAATGCATTGAGCATGCTGAGGCCTTTAGAATGTCACACTCTCATCTACTAGGTAATTCTGAAGCCTCTAAGGCAAAATTGTGTAATATCCCATGTTCGCTAAGTTTTGGAAGCACCAATCTTTGTGGTACTCTGGTGTCTAGCAATTCTTGTAGATCAGCAGATGGTACTGTTCTAAATGAACGTATTGTATGTGAAAGAGAACACACATCAAGGATTTTGTTAGAGTTCAAGGAGGGAGGTTTTATCAAGTATCAG TTACTGCGGATCAATGGCTACTATCTTCTCCAATGTCCCAGTGGAAGTCTTACTTGCACAACGGAAGGCTGTGGATGTTTGGAAGGTGGTAAAGTCTCACTGGATTCTCAGGATAAAATTTGGAGCATTGCCATTACCTTTGATGGTAATATAAGCATCAAGGGGACAATTGGGAATCAATCTGTTAGAGTTACTTCAGCGGAGGTTGATGAGCCATTTCCCAGAAACATCATCCGTGATGAGCTGAAATTA CTGCGTGCTTCCTCCACTGAAGTTTTAAGTGTGTCATCATGCATTGATATTATGATGCCTAAGGAGGCTTCTGGGTCTGCTAACTTGAAAACTGAAGAAGCGGTTCGAGGAGATTTAATATCGGTACAGGGGAAAGTAGAAAATATACATTCACATGCCTGCAAGAGGGGAACATGTATGCCTGCTAATGAGAAGTACAGTCTATGTATCCATGTTGCTGATAATAATCACACG GTACGTCTCCATGGATTCTTAAGCAAACATTCTTTTATTGTTGGTATGGGACCAGGGGCAACAGTGACATTCCACCGCGTCCTTTTGACACA GCATGAATTATTGTTAACTCCTGTTACATACATTGAAGTTACCTCTATCAGCCATACTGACCTGACTGAGGAAAGTGTTATTTCACCACTCAAGTCTTATCGCATAAAGGACTGTTTACTTAGCACAGTTTCGCGGTGTTTTTTCTTTCGTCGGAAGCATTTTGCAGAGAATAAGCACATGCAATTTGACTGCAGG GTGGCAACTGTTCTTAAGCTGGTATTGGATAAATCGATTAACCATGGTAAAATACCAAATGTAAAAGTCAGGTTAGCTGGTTTTATTCTTG CAGATGATGGATCATCCCTTTGCTGTTGCTGGGCTGATGATGCAAGGGCTGAATTGTTGCTAAGACTGCAGGAAGTTGCACATCTGGATGCTTCTGTTAATTTAAAGCTTTCAAAAGGTGGAGACAGCACCAAATTACAGCATACTGTTGGTTACTGCCTAGAAAAATTGTTGAAGAGGCACACATGTGTTATTGTTAAAAACTGTGGAATTCCTCCTGATTTCTCCTGCCGAGACTTGGATGCATCTTCTGTTTTGCATAAAGTCTTAAGTCGCTTCGAAGACAAACTTCTGAAATTTATTATCCTTAATGCTTGTTGGAACGGAACTCTG AATGTTATAGCATCAGTTATAAACCCAGATGATTTGAATGGGTTCAATGTAGAACTCCCTGATTTCCCAGTACGGAACATGCAGATGCTATGGATAAAAGAAGTTTTTCCAGTAGATCCTTTGGAAGAAGCTCGGAGACTATTTGGTATTTTGGAAACCAGCTAA